In Setaria italica strain Yugu1 chromosome I, Setaria_italica_v2.0, whole genome shotgun sequence, the genomic window TCCTATCGAAAATGGGCCGAAACTTGAGGCCGGCCCACGAGAGCCCAAaacccctctcctccctccatctTTGACCGGGTCCCCGCTGGCGACGTTCGTCTTCCTTCCCCCAGTTCCATCCCATgcgcccgctcctcctccatctcacCCGTCCCTCTCACCGCCTCGTTAATTTTTCGCCCCCATCTTTGAACCCCGCGGCGGCCTCCATCTccatccctccctctcctcgtccCCCTCCGATCCCGCGCCTATAAAtcccgccaccgcggccgcagccgccgcagcgGACCGCCAAGCACGCTCCCACACAGCTCGCTGCTGCTCCCCCCTTCCTGCCGTTCTCCCCGTCGGCCCGGGCGGAAGGGGTTCTCGCGAGGCGAGCGACCGGGCAGGCAGGCCGGCGGCTGGGGATTGCTCGGGAGCACCCCCGCGATGGCGAAGCTGTACGTGCAGACGTTCCCGCCCGCGGATCTGAACAAGAACACCGAGTGGTTCATGTACCCGGGCGTCTGGACGACCTacatcctcatcctcttcttctcctggCTCCTCGTCCTCTCCGTCTTCGGCTGCACCCCCGGCACGGCCTGGACCGTCGTCAACCTCTTCCACTTCGCGGTAACCGCCCCTTCCAATCCCTTCCTTAGCCTCCAGCCTCGTATGTGCGTGCGGGGTCCCCGTTTGCTGCTGAAATCGTGACGGCGTGGTGGCTTTGTGGATCTGAactcctccagaggctgtgaCGAATGCCTCGGTCGGCCCAGCTGTGGTTTTCACGGAGGGCGTTAATACGGCCGTCCTGTGTAGCTGATGCTCGTACGGTGTTTGCTCACGTATGCCGCGCTGAGCTCGTTTCGTGGTCCCTAGATTGCCCAATGGATAGATGAGGACATCCAAACATACAGGAGTGTAGTTTGGGTTCATCCACCTGGCAGAACTCGGTTGGAGGTTGTGTGTGTATAGGTGAATATTGGTATACCTCTGTTGTTACAGTTAGGCTTGGCTGGTAGCTAGTGTGAATTCATGGTGCTTCAGCAAACAAAATTAGTTGGTTCTGTTCGAAGCAGTGAGCATATAGTCAAGAGCACAAACAAAGATCCATGTTGCCATCAATTGTGCGAATGACATTGGTGACTTTCCACACCTGCTCTTGGTAAATATCTGATTCAAATTGGTAGTGTTGTACCATTGGGAAGGGAGGTTTGTAATTCAAAATGATCGAATATGCCAAATTAACATAAATACCCAGACTGATGACACTGCTACTTGTTCTTTTATTTTCACATGTAATCCTGTTTCTTTAGGAACGTTGTTATACACAGTACTGTGAAATCCCACATTCAATATGTTGTTGCCTCAGATTATTAATGTTCTCATATAAAGACAATCCAGATAACATTGCAATGGAATCTCTACTTTTTTAGCGTACTGGTGTTTTAAATGTTTCATGCCTTCTTTCAAATCAAGAGCAATACAACATGTACACATTAGGTGCTCTTTATTAGTGGATACATGGTACAGTTTCTTGAAGTTTCATAAACTGTCTCTTAAACATTTCTCTATGTGACTCCCTCCAAATAACTCTATGCATCGGGAATGTTTTTCTATTGAATCCTATTTTTCAGATCACATACCATTTTTTCCATTGGAagaaaggaacaccttttgctGATGACCAGGGAATGTACAATGCATTGACTTGGTGGGAACAAATGGACAATGGCAAGCAGCTTACTCGTAACAGGAAGTTCCTCATTGTCGTTCCTGTAGTCCTGTGAGTACTGACGGTTATATGCCTGTTATATTTCTGTGTTCCATTGAATTTTCATTCCTTTTGGCTAAGTTTAGGAGAAATGCTATGTGATCCATACACTCAAAATGTTTCCTTGACCCAGATCACAATGTCGCTATAGATATTTGAAAGTTGAAACTGCTACATCCTGAATTCTATAGAATATGATTA contains:
- the LOC101783813 gene encoding ORM1-like protein 3, with amino-acid sequence MAKLYVQTFPPADLNKNTEWFMYPGVWTTYILILFFSWLLVLSVFGCTPGTAWTVVNLFHFAITYHFFHWKKGTPFADDQGMYNALTWWEQMDNGKQLTRNRKFLIVVPVVLYLIALHTTDYQQPMLFLNTLAVSVLVVAKLPNMHKVRIFGINAEN